One stretch of Toxoplasma gondii ME49 chromosome XI, whole genome shotgun sequence DNA includes these proteins:
- a CDS encoding hypothetical protein (encoded by transcript TGME49_312260) — MAASTLADSKGRQPASQAQELPQQREERSSAGSQATCKQTASASSASVASASVASASVASASSASASSASVASASVASASSASGASSACSVPALVLASLLPAAAHLERCYSVCCTGTHVFVGGGSISGFVCVWKLPGDLLSEFVAQQSDGDRGTEAAPLHARAVHTRGKEKSAEWQFVGVLGSMVSPVVQLKLNSTRERLAAVTQSSIGYIWDVSPAALSSLSALSASANVALSSFESLTSCSSLPSWLADVFAGDSAQSSSPPTQSKTALPASVSHLLHAGPKPVAVLGGSESPANVACVEFLPDGAMLAAGSSVPLSVDQVGREGAACRAPLSLYHCESGQRIAEFPGFVFSGKKTSHAPRAPLLLSSIAAVAMDPHKFVPPLPTDASTSRSASRWLAAGDAVCGCVALLLLPDGLLMQLRRQHESLLHAWNEKETRRLGLHQLRRRRDEASLAAAAQRESTPADAEPGEKERMQKLEEAAAEAEKAYQAALAEAAAAGDDVKDRDEEDENFDERNPMPFVQPVLLNLPTVVAQLSEAAPVEMTSMAWRPRRQGHRGSLHLYVACTDGFVRILQLNPVAVDASSQHTLQVRSTVLCKVASGTCAGDVRSLICLRPYSRRGHLTVAACNAFDFTSFASFASALPALSDAPPDPQDGAESSSKDNGSSAFYQVRVVEGLGEAGDEIAACIHCHADFICGVAASPSGVVVVSLAADKRLAVYLRSEAVQDRLKKDEEEKKRREAEEKRRREAEEEEKRRREAEEEEKRRREAEEEEKRRREAEEEKRRREAEEEEKRRREAEEAQRLEDTATESKTESERMSHAEEGGDPGINAAGEEEPREFGQAKLGEVTAQADEMRDEGEGEEERPSRRKGDTLDNEAEGGSSPKRLKASLSPAEDAEEHLPEGDEDDLFGEE; from the exons ATGGCTGCGTCGACACTGGCCGACTCAAAGGGTCGCCAGCCTGCCTCTCAGGCTCAGGAACTCCCCcagcaaagagaggaacgctCCTCTGCGGGAAGCCAGGCTACTTGCAAGCAAaccgcttctgcttcctctgcttctgttgcttctgcttctgttgcttctgcttctgttgcttctgcttcctctgcttctgcttcctctgcttctgttgcttctgcttctgttgcttctgcttcctctgcttctggtgcttcgtctgcctgcTCGGTGCCCGCTCTCGTTTTAGCTTCCTTGCTTCCTGCAGCTGCACATCTCGAGCGGTGCTACAGCGTCTGCTGTACAGGCACACATGTGTTTGTGGGCGGAGGCAGCATTTCCGGTTTCGTTTGCGTCTGGAAGCTTCCCGGCGACCTCCTCAGCGAATTCGTTGCCCAGCagagcgacggcgacagAGGCACCGAGGCggcgccgctgcatgcacgcgctGTCCATACACGCGGGAAAGAGAAATCCGCAGAATGGCAGTTTGTCGGCGTCCTCGGTTCCATGGTGTCGCCCGTCGTTCAGCTGAAACTCAACAGCACTCGCGAGCGACTCGCGGCCGTCACACAATCCTC aatCGGCTACATTTGGGACGTGAGTCCGgcggctctctcttctctgtccgccttgtctgcgtcggcgaatgtcgctctttcttccttcgagAGTTTAACGTCTTGCTCTTCCCTGCCCTCTTGGCTGGCAGATGTCTTCGCGGGAGACTCTGCTCAAAGCTCCTCTCCGCCCACTCAGTCCAAAACGGCGCTGCCTGCCTCCGTCAGCCATCTACTGCATGCTGGGCCGAAGCCGGTGGCGGTTCTGGGAGGCTCGGAGTCGCCTGCAAACGTCGCATGCGTCGAATTCCTCCCCGATGGCGCCATGCTCGCTGCAGGCAGCAGCGTACCTCTCTCAGTTGACCAAGTCGGCCGCGAAGGCGCTGCCTGTCGAGCGCCGCTAAGCCTGTACCACTGCGAGTCTGGCCAACGCATTGCGGAGTTCCCcggcttcgttttctccggaAAGAAAACTTCTCACGCGCCTCgtgctcctctcctcctctccagcaTCGCCGCGGTTGCCATGGACCCCCACAAGTTTGTGCCGCCTCTCCCAACCGACGCTTCTACTTCTCGCTCCGCAAGTCGCTGGCTGGCTGCGGGGGACGCGGTGTGCGGCTGTGTGGctttgcttctgcttcccgaTGGCTTGTTGATGCAACTGCGGAGACAACATGAGagtcttctgcatgcgtggaatgaaaaagaaacgagacgtCTGGGCCTGCACCAGcttcgacgcagacgcgacgaggcctctctcgctgccgctGCTCAGCGCGAATCCACGCCTGCAGACGCTGAGCctggggagaaagaacgcatgcagaaactcgaggaggcggcggcggaggcggaaAAGGCCTACCAAGCAGCCCTCGCAGAGGCGGCTGCGGCTGGAGATGACGTCAAGGatcgcgacgaagaagacgagaattTCGACGAAAGAAATCCGATGCCGTTCGTACAACCTGTTCTCCTCAACCTTCCAACCGTCGTCGCGCAACTCAGTGAAGCTGCTCCAGTAGAG ATGACGTCTATGGCTTGGCGGCCGCGGCGGCAGGGACATCGCggctctctccatctctacGTCGCATGCACCGACGGCTTCGTCCGCATCCTTCAACTGAATCCGGTGGCAGTGGACGCATCCTCTCAGCACACCCTTCAAGTTCGAAGCACTGTCCTCTGCAAAGTTGCCAGCGGAACTTGCGCCG GGGATGTTCGTTCGCTGATTTGTCTTCGGCCGTACTCGCGTCGTGGACACCTGACcgtggctgcatgcaacgcttTCGATTTCACCTCGTTTGCGTCCTTTGCCTCCGCGTTGCCGGCTCTCTCGGACGCGCCGCCTGACCCCCAGGACGGCGCGGAGAGTTCTTCGAAAGACAACGGATCTTCTGCGTTCTACCAAGTTCGCGTCGTCGAAGGCCTAGGCGAAGCCGGCGACGAgatcgctgcatgcattcactGTCATGCAGACTTCATTTGCGGTGTCGCCGCTTCACCCTCGGGTGTCgttgtcgtctctctcgctgccgaCAAACGCCTTGCTGTGTACCTGCGCTCCGAGGCTGTCCAGGATCGCctgaagaaggacgaggaagagaagaagagacgagaagcagaagagaagaggaggagagaagccgaagaagaggagaagcggaggagagaagctgaagaagaggagaagcggaggagagaagccgaagaagaggagaagcggaggagagaagcagaagaggagaagcggaggagagaagccgaagaagaggagaagcggaggagagaagcagaagaggcacagCGCCTGGAAGACACCGCGACAGAGTCgaagacagagtcggagaggaTGAGCCATgcagaggagggaggagaccCAGGGATTAACGCGGCGGGGGAAGAGGAACCAAGAGAGTTCGGACAGGCAAAACTGGGGGAAGTGACTGCGCAAGCGGACGAGATGCGGGACGAGggtgagggagaagaagagagaccaaGTAggcggaaaggagacactttaGACAACGaggcagagggaggaagTTCCCCGAAGAGACTGAAAGCGAGTTTGTCGCCagcggaagacgcagaggaacaTCTccccgaaggagacgaagatgaCCTCTTTGGAGAGGAATAA